From the genome of Limibacillus sp.:
GTGTTCCTGGCGCTGGCCGGCATGATGGCGATCGTGTTCCGCGGCCAGGTTGAGACGCTCCTGACCCTGGACCTGACCCGGGGCGATCTCTGGATCATGGCCTCGGCCTTTTCCTGGGCGCTCTATTCGATCCTGCTGAAGCACCGCCCCACCCGGCTTGAACCCAAGGTCCGCTTTGCCGCGATCATGCTGTTTGGAACCCTGGTGCTGGCGCCCTTCACGCTCCTGGAGGCGCTGCTGTTCGAAGCCCCTGAGATCAACGCGGTCTCCGTCGGCGCGGTGGTCTTCCTGGCTCTGGTGCCGGCGCTCGGCGCCTATGGCAGCTATGGCTACGTGCAGCGCCACCTGGGCGCGTCCAAGACCGGACTGATGCTCTACCTAAGCCCCGTCTACACGGCTGTGCTCGCCTATTTCCTGCTGGCGGAGGCCTTGCAGGGCTATCACCTGCTGGGCGCCGCCCTGGTGCTGCCCGGCCTCTGGCTGGCGACCCGGAGGGACTAGAGCGAGGCGGCGGCGCGCGCCGCCTGATCGTAGAGTCCCGAGAAGGCGCGCAGCAGTTCCGCCGCCTCCCCCGTCTCCTCCGCCAGCGCCTCGCGCCGTCCACCCGCGAAGGCCTGGAAGACCTCCAAAAGACAGGCCTCGCGCAGCTCGCGGTAGCGCTTGCAGGCCTTCAGGCCCTCGGCGCTCGCGCTCCAGAAGGTCTCCTTGCCCTGCCGCGCGCCTTCCACCAGGCCCAGGCGCTGCAGCTTCTTCAGCGCATAGGTGACGGTGTGGGTGTCCTCGATGTTCAAGACAAAGCAGATGTCGCCCTGCCGCTTGGGCCGGTCCCGGTGATTGACAGAATGCAGGACCAGAACATCGGTGGCCGAAAGCTCCGGCCAGCCCGCCGCGGCCATGCAGCGCACGATCCAGCGGTTGAAGGCGTTGCCCGCGGTGATCAGGCCGAACTCCAGCTCGCTCAGCTCCGCCGCCTCCTCCGCGACCAGGTGGGAGGATCCGACGATGCGCGTGCCGCCGCTCTGACGCTTACTCATTCCGCGGCCTCCTTCTGCCCGTCCGCCGCGCCGAAGCCGCCGCCGCCCGGCGTCTCCACCACGAAGACGTCGCCCGGCGCCATCTCGCGCCTGTCGGTGCCGGTCATCTCCTCGCGGCTGCCGTCCTTGCGTTCGACCCAGTTGCGGCC
Proteins encoded in this window:
- a CDS encoding DMT family transporter; its protein translation is MTGERQEREPLENVANGETLARVLLFVTPSFFASNMLIARATAELVPPVALAFGRWALALAILLALLGPSVWRARRAIAGEAAELALLGALGMGVCGAFVYIGADSTTATNIGMIYATSPVMIILLARAFYGERLTPGRWLGVFLALAGMMAIVFRGQVETLLTLDLTRGDLWIMASAFSWALYSILLKHRPTRLEPKVRFAAIMLFGTLVLAPFTLLEALLFEAPEINAVSVGAVVFLALVPALGAYGSYGYVQRHLGASKTGLMLYLSPVYTAVLAYFLLAEALQGYHLLGAALVLPGLWLATRRD
- a CDS encoding winged helix DNA-binding protein, translated to MSKRQSGGTRIVGSSHLVAEEAAELSELEFGLITAGNAFNRWIVRCMAAAGWPELSATDVLVLHSVNHRDRPKRQGDICFVLNIEDTHTVTYALKKLQRLGLVEGARQGKETFWSASAEGLKACKRYRELREACLLEVFQAFAGGRREALAEETGEAAELLRAFSGLYDQAARAAASL